In Thermoanaerobaculia bacterium, a single window of DNA contains:
- a CDS encoding BON domain-containing protein: MKTSKWIISLAAAAFLFTAGAAIADDKSDWLVNRDVKHALLTKLGADALRIDVNTSGGNVNLLGTVGKRETKELASTIAKSVKGVHLVDNDLELAATVNNPSTAGAAAAEGEAEIKDAMMEATIRWALLDSLGSEAVKVGTEAASGVVTLEFEQDWSGAKRQEAVAAVKALDGVKKVVTVDKKS; this comes from the coding sequence ATGAAGACTTCAAAATGGATCATCTCGCTGGCGGCTGCGGCCTTCCTGTTCACGGCGGGTGCTGCGATCGCCGACGACAAGAGCGACTGGTTGGTGAACCGCGACGTGAAGCATGCGCTGCTCACCAAGCTGGGCGCCGACGCGCTGCGCATCGATGTCAACACCAGCGGCGGCAACGTCAACCTCCTCGGCACGGTCGGGAAGCGCGAGACGAAGGAGCTCGCCTCGACGATCGCCAAGTCGGTCAAGGGCGTCCACCTGGTCGACAACGACCTCGAGCTTGCCGCCACGGTCAACAACCCGAGCACCGCAGGCGCCGCGGCGGCCGAAGGTGAGGCGGAGATCAAAGACGCGATGATGGAGGCGACGATCCGCTGGGCGCTTCTCGATTCGCTCGGCAGCGAAGCCGTCAAGGTCGGCACCGAGGCCGCGAGTGGCGTCGTTACGCTCGAGTTCGAGCAGGACTGGTCCGGCGCCAAGCGTCAGGAGGCGGTGGCCGCCGTCAAGGCGCTCGACGGAGTGAAGAAGGTCGTCACGGTCGACAAGAAGAGCTAG